The Leishmania donovani BPK282A1 complete genome, chromosome 9 genome includes a region encoding these proteins:
- a CDS encoding eukaryotic translation initiation factor 2 subunit, putative has protein sequence MAEEDIADFTLDDEKVIDTDQGLAKQDFSKIDLDELNVDTFEVMSRQATINVGTIGHVAHGKSTVVKALSGVKTQKFHREAVMNITIHLGYANAKVYQCETCPRPTCYQTYPSSQPDSTPCPNCGETMTLKRHFSFVDCPGHDVLMATMLNGAAIMDAALLLIAANESFPQPQTLEHLKAVEIMKLRHLVVLQNKIDLVGEVKAHDQYRHVRAYLDNIALNVPIVPISAQLKRNVDYLLEYLLHIPMPVRQLKAPVRMTVVRSFDINKPGEGDIESLKGG, from the coding sequence ATGGCCGAGGAGGATATTGCGGACTTCACCCTCGATGACGAGAAGGTCATCGACACAGACCAGGGGCTCGCCAAGCAGGACTTCAGCAAGATCGACCTCGATGAGCTCAACGTCGACACCTTCGAGGTCATGTCGCGCCAGGCCACCATCAACGTCGGCACCATCGGCCACGTCGCACACGGTAAGTCCACCGTGGTCAAAGCGCTCAGCGGTGTCAAGACGCAGAAGTTCCACCGCGAGGCTGTCATGAACATCACCATCCACCTCGGCTACGCCAACGCCAAGGTGTACCAGTGCGAGACCTGCCCACGCCCCACCTGCTACCAGACCTACCCGTCCTCGCAGCCGGACAGCACGCCGTGCCCCAACTGCGGAGAGACCATGACGCTGAAGCGCCACTTCTCCTTTGTCGACTGCCCCGGCCACGACGTGCTGATGGCAACCATGCtgaacggcgccgccatcatggacgccgcgctgctgctcatcgcCGCCAACGAGTCGTtcccgcagccgcagacgctGGAGCACCTGAAGGCTGTCGAGATCAtgaagctgcgccacctcgtgGTCCTGCAAAACAAGATCGACCTTGTCGGTGAGGTGAAGGCACACGACCAGTACCGCCATGTTCGCGCCTACCTCGACAACATCGCCTTGAATGTGCCGATTGTGCCGATCtcggcgcagctgaagcgcAACGTGGACTACCTCCTAGAGTACCTCCTCCACATCCCGATGCCGGTGCGCCAGCTGaaggcgccggtgcgcatGACAGTCGTGCGTTCTTTCGACATTAACAAGCCAGGCGAGGGCGACATTGAGAGCCTGAAGGGTGGC
- a CDS encoding translation initiation factor EIF-2B gamma subunit, putative produces the protein MQRPLYALRLCTWLRRRCRSHPSPPVVARVYAPSSRRSPIHEGDAAPLPIDISCMCGPPPPLLSPPP, from the coding sequence ATGCAACGACCTCTATACGCATTGCGTCTGTGTAcgtggctgcggcgacgctgcaggtCTCATCCGTCACCACCCGTCGTAGCTCGCGTCTACGCTCCTTCATCCCGTCGCTCACCGATCCATGAAGGTGATGCTGCACCCCTCCCTATCGACATTTCTTGTATGTGTgggccacctcctcccctcttaTCGCCTCCCCCT
- a CDS encoding mitochondrial RNA binding protein 2: MLHRVPTLWALRQRAGVTAMAVFGGLSANTGQFACQASPLQQARWASSDAAAPTSNNAQRNNGRNSNVQSQRGRRDAMPPAFDIVHWNDEDITAGHLLRVVHRDGFIVLDYHRQRCVTAELREDGSRAPNPNRAERVVTVTLPPVYVARFLGVLEGRMSKLEVQSRFTNASFSPNAAKGKHHYTLRCTSMKPTTGQIQTVDGADVHEETVEWTVEFDAAESLMLHRFLTQALHYNTGFSRKV; encoded by the coding sequence ATGCTTCATCGTGTCCCCACTCTGTGGGCGCTGCGTCAACGCGCGGGCGTCACTGCCATGGCCGTCTTCGGCGGTCTCTCTGCCAACACGGGTCAGTTTGCGTGCCAGGCATCCCCTCTGCAGCAGGCACGCTGGGCCTCCTcggatgcagcggcacccaCAAGCAACAACGCGCAGCGCAACAACGGTAGAAATAGCAATGTGCAGAGtcagcgagggcggcgcgacGCGATGCCACCGGCCTTCGACATTGTGCACTGGAACGACGAGGACATCACTGCAggccacctgctgcgcgtggtgcACCGCGACGGCTTCATCGTTCTGGACTACCACCGGCAGCGTTGTGTCACCGCCGAACTTCGTGAAGATGGCAGTCGCGCGCCGAACCCGAACCGCGCCGAGAGGGTGGTGACAGTGACTCTGCCGCCCGTGTACGTGGCGCGCTTCCTCGGGGTGCTGGAGGGGCGCATGAGCAAGCTGGAGGTGCAGTCGCGCTTCACGAATGCCTCTTTTTCGCCGAATGCAGCGAAGGGAAAGCACCACTACACTCTGCGCTGCACGTCCATGAAGCCGACCACTGGCCAGATCCAGACGgtggacggcgccgacgtACATGAGGAAACTGTGGAGTGGACAGTGGAGTTCGACGCGGCGGAGTCGCTGATGCTGCACCGCTTTCTCACGCAGGCCCTTCATTATAACACTGGTTTTTCCCGAAAAGTGTAG
- a CDS encoding mitochondrial import inner membrane translocase subunit tim17, putative, translated as MTSILDPRQPIEPLQRAMMVAKDSTLATAMLNVFGGYIMGFGFSLFGSMISAETSTQAMGTADFFRHSLRSAHRLGGSFAFFGFLFGGIEVALEKRRGRKDQWNPTIAGAIIGGGYGWRSYKHPGLAAGIVGGAAFSLVFEKMLDAMGMAQH; from the coding sequence ATGACATCCATCTTGGACCCTAGGCAGCCCATCGAGCCCCTCCAGCGGGCGATGATGGTGGCCAAGGACAGCACACTGGCTACAGCAATGTTGAACGTCTTTGGTGGCTACATCATGGGCTTCGGCTTCTCGCTCTTCGGCTCCATGATCTCGGCCGAGACAAGCACGCAGGCGATGGGAACGGCAGACTTCTTCCGCCACAGCCTGCGCAGCGCtcaccgcctcggcggcagcttcgccttcttcggcTTCTTGTTCGGCGGCATTGAGGTGGCTTTAGAgaagcgccgcggccgcaaGGACCAATGGAATCCAACGATTGCCGGCGCTATCATTGGTGGCGGGTATGGGTGGCGCTCCTACAAGCACCCCGGTCTGGCGGCCGGCATCGTGGGCGGTGCGGCCTTCTCTCTGGTTTTCGAGAAGATGCTGGATGCCATGGGCATGGCTCAGCACTAA